One window of Thermococcus sp. genomic DNA carries:
- a CDS encoding carbohydrate kinase has translation MIALEDKPLAMVRKFERHPGGAPANVAVGLSRLGVESGLVSKVGDDPFGDFLISSLEREGVKPMIERDGKFHTGVVFVQLIGTKPEFILYDGVAYFNLREEDIPLNILLDSELVHFGTVMFAREPSRSTVFKTLKTLRGKVPLSYDVNIRLDLWRGREEEMLEDIEGGLKLATIVKMGWEEYTYLRKKGVEVETFEPSVLAVTLGSRGAVIISGRTRVEVPAPKVNAVDTTGAGDAFMAAFLAGLHHSGAMERLEELDGELLRRIGKFANTVAAISVTRRGAWSVPFLRELMESTEFKELKGGH, from the coding sequence ATGATAGCGCTTGAGGACAAACCGCTGGCCATGGTGCGGAAGTTTGAGAGACATCCTGGAGGAGCCCCCGCAAACGTTGCAGTGGGCCTCTCCAGGTTGGGCGTTGAGAGCGGGCTCGTGAGCAAGGTTGGAGATGACCCCTTCGGGGATTTTTTAATAAGTTCCCTTGAAAGAGAAGGCGTTAAGCCGATGATTGAAAGGGATGGGAAATTTCACACGGGTGTAGTGTTTGTACAGCTCATAGGCACAAAGCCTGAGTTTATTCTGTATGACGGAGTTGCATATTTTAACCTGCGGGAGGAGGATATACCCTTAAACATTCTTTTGGACTCCGAACTGGTTCACTTCGGAACGGTCATGTTCGCACGCGAACCCTCAAGAAGCACGGTTTTCAAAACCCTAAAGACCCTGCGGGGGAAGGTCCCTCTTAGTTACGACGTTAATATAAGACTCGATCTCTGGAGGGGAAGGGAGGAGGAAATGCTTGAGGACATAGAAGGGGGCCTGAAGCTGGCCACAATAGTCAAAATGGGATGGGAGGAGTACACCTACCTCCGCAAAAAAGGTGTTGAGGTGGAAACCTTTGAACCTTCGGTTCTTGCGGTCACACTCGGTTCAAGGGGAGCTGTTATAATCTCCGGGAGGACTCGAGTCGAAGTTCCCGCCCCCAAGGTTAATGCGGTTGACACTACCGGGGCGGGAGATGCTTTCATGGCGGCTTTTTTGGCCGGTCTTCATCATTCCGGAGCCATGGAACGACTTGAGGAATTGGATGGCGAACTGCTGAGGAGAATCGGGAAGTTTGCAAACACAGTAGCCGCAATCTCAGTAACTAGGAGAGGTGCATGGAGCGTTCCCTTCCTCAGAGAGTTGATGGAATCAACTGAGTTTAAAGAACTTAAAGGAGGCCATTGA